From one Triticum urartu cultivar G1812 chromosome 3, Tu2.1, whole genome shotgun sequence genomic stretch:
- the LOC125547566 gene encoding xyloglucan galactosyltransferase KATAMARI1 homolog, protein MPHSTSTAATPMKPFSRSLQRDLNAAVDDDDGKQHSADDGDGKQNTERGLRRPSRLFYLALLYTVFWALVFYHHFSTSSQQSGSAEVAAPTVLQLKPSAFFSAYRFFRRDPCAGRYVYTYDLPPRFNADLVRQCNRVSISSHVCKDVSHDGFGPPITGGGEGGSLPERGAYDTDQFMLSIIFHARMRRYECLTADPAAAAVVYIPFYAGLDAAMHLDNKDLAARDALSRDLMDWLAQRPEWRAMGGRDHLLVSGRGTWDFLRSPDSTGWGNTLMTYDLAIRNATFLSTDASPRHGNDFAVPFPSHFHPSSDAEVTDWQDRMRRLDRAWLWCFAGWPRAHGVGMGPERAQIIEQCGKSSRCSLLGKLNNYVPMRLLESAKFCMQPRGDGYTRKSTFDSILAGCIPVFFHPVSAYLQYTWHLPRDYRTYSVFIPHGDVVGRNVSIEEVLRRIPSEKVAQMRERVIQLIPTVMYRHPAAKGLTFKDAFDVALDRVLHRVAKRRRAAAEGREYVDSVDGRDSWKYDRMLEDGQNKIGPHEFDQYLVMHATKD, encoded by the coding sequence ATGCCGCATAGCACAAGCACGGCAGCAACACCGATGAAGCCCTTCTCGCGGAGCCTCCAGAGGGACCTGAACGCCGCAGTTGACGACGATGACGGCAAGCAGCACTCCGCCGACGACGGCGATGGCAAGCAGAACACCGAGAGAGGCCTCCGGCGGCCGTCCCGGCTGTTCTACCTCGCGCTCCTCTACACCGTCTTCTGGGCCCTGGTATTCTACCACCACTTCTCCACCAGCTCGCAACAATCGGGCAGCGCGGAGGTGGCAGCGCCCACCGTGCTCCAGCTCAAGCCGTCGGCGTTCTTCTCGGCGTATCGCTTCTTCCGCCGGGACCCGTGCGCCGGCCGGTACGTGTACACGTACGACCTGCCGCCGCGGTTCAACGCCGACCTCGTCCGCCAGTGCAACCGGGTCTCGATCTCCTCCCACGTGTGCAAGGACGTGTCCCACGACGGGTTCGGCCCGCCCATcacgggcggcggcgagggcgggtCGCTGCCGGAGCGGGGCGCCTACGACACCGACCAGTTCATGCTGAGCATCATCTTCCACGCCCGGATGCGGCGGTACGAGTGCCTCAcggccgaccccgccgccgccgccgtggtgTACATCCCGTTCTACGCCGGCCTGGACGCGGCGATGCACCTGGACAACAAAGACCTCGCGGCACGGGACGCCCTGTCTCGGGACCTGATGGACTGGCTGGCGCAGCGGCCAGAGTGGCGCGCCATGGGCGGGCGCGACCACTTGCTCGTCTCCGGGAGGGGAACATGGGACTTCCTCCGCAGCCCGGACTCAACCGGCTGGGGTAACACTCTCATGACCTACGACCTGGCCATCCGCAACGCCACGTTCCTCAGCACCGATGCTAGCCCGCGGCACGGCAACGACTTCGCCGTGCCGTTCCCGTCGCACTTCCACCCCTCCTCCGACGCCGAGGTCACCGACTGGCAGGACCGCATGCGCCGGCTGGACCGCGCGTGGCTCTGGTGCTTCGCCGGCTGGCCCCGTGCCCATGGCGTCGGTATGGGGCCCGAGCGCGCCCAGATCATCGAGCAGTGCGGCAAGTCGAGCCGCTGCTCTCTGCTTGGCAAGTTGAACAACTACGTGCCCATGCGGCTGCTCGAGAGCGCCAAGTTCTGCATGCAGCCGCGCGGCGACGGATACACGCGCAAGTCCACCTTCGACTCCATCCTCGCCGGCTGCATCCCGGTTTTCTTCCACCCGGTGTCCGCCTACCTACAGTACACCTGGCACCTGCCCAGGGACTACCGGACCTACTCCGTCTTCATCCCTCACGGCGACGTCGTCGGCCGGAACGTCAGCATCGAGGAGGTGCTGCGTAGGATACCGTCGGAGAAGGTGGCGCAGATGCGGGAGCGGGTCATCCAGCTTATACCTACCGTGATGTACCGGCACCCGGCGGCCAAGGGGCTTACGTTCAAAGACGCGTTCGACGTCGCCCTTGACCGTGTCCTCCACCGGGTGGCCAAGCGCCGGCGTGCCGCGGCCGAGGGACGGGAGTACGTGGACAGCGTCGACGGACGTGATAGCTGGAAGTACGACCGGATGCTAGAAGATGGGCAGAACAAGATAGGTCCGCACGAGTTTGATCAATATCTAGTCATGCACGCAACCAAAGATTAA
- the LOC125547567 gene encoding xyloglucan galactosyltransferase KATAMARI1 homolog, with the protein MKPFSWSIQTDLDAPAMSNGEADGKQHSDRGVRRPSGLFFYLALLYTVWALVFCHHFSTSVQSDNAAAASPTVLQLKPSAFFRRDPCTGRYVYMYDLPPRFNSDLARGCRRISGSPDVCKDVTNDGFGPPLTGGSLPERGAYDTDQYMLGMIFHARMRRHECLTSDPAAAAAVYVPFYAGLDAAMHLDNADLAVRDALSRDLVDWLAQRPEWRAMGGRDHFLVSGRGTWDFLRRPDADGWGNALMTYPAIRNATFLTTEASPWHGHDFAVPFPSHFHPSSDADVAGWQDRMRRAQRGLLWCFAGGPRGGDMGTVRAQIIEQCGRSSRCSLLGKSAVTKPGHFASGHAMRLLEGAEFCMQPRGDGYTRKSTFDSILAGCIPVFFHPVSAYLQYTWHLPREYQSYSVFIPAGDVGRNGSIEEVLSRIPSEKVARMREQVIRLIPTVMYRDPAAKGVTFKDAVDVALEHVIHRVAKRRRAAAEGREHVDSVDGGDSWKYDLLDDGEKKIGPHEFDQYVYMHLAADLVG; encoded by the coding sequence ATGAAGCCCTTTTCATGGAGCATCCAGACAGATCTCGACGCCCCGGCCATGTCCAACGGCGAGGCTGACGGCAAGCAGCACTCCGATAGAGGTGTCCGGCGGCCGTCCGGGCTGTTTTTCTACCTCGCGCTCCTCTACACCGTCTGGGCTCTGGTATTCTGCCACCACTTCTCCACCAGCGTCCAATCCGACAATGCGGCGGCTGCGTCGCCCACCGTGCTCCAGCTTAAGCCATCGGCCTTCTTCCGCCGGGACCCGTGCACCGGCCGGTACGTGTACATGTACGACCTACCGCCCCGGTTCAACAGCGACCTCGCCCGCGGCTGCCGCCGGATCTCGGGCTCCCCCGACGTGTGCAAAGACGTGACGAACGACGGGTTCGGCCCGCCCCTCACGGGCGGGTCGCTGCCGGAGCGGGGCGCCTACGACACCGACCAGTACATGCTGGGCATGATCTTCCACGCCCGGATGCGGCGGCACGAGTGCCTCACGtccgaccccgccgccgccgccgcggtgtaCGTCCCTTTCTACGCCGGGCTCGACGCGGCGATGCACCTGGACAACGCAGACCTCGCGGTGCGTGACGCCCTGTCGCGGGACCTGGTCGACTGGCTGGCACAACGGCCCGAGTGGCGCGCCATGGGTGGGCGCGACCACTTCCTGGTCTCCGGACGGGGCACGTGGGACTTCCTCCGCCGCCCCGACGCTGACGGCTGGGGCAACGCGCTCATGACCTACCCGGCCATCCGCAACGCCACGTTCCTCACCACTGAGGCCAGTCCGTGGCACGGCCACGACTTCGCCGTGCCATTTCCGTCGCACTTCCACCCCTCGTCCGACGCCGACGTCGCCGGCTGGCAGGACCGCATGCGCCGTGCGCAGCGCGGCCTGCTCTGGTGCTTCGCCGGCGGGCCCCGTGGCGGCGATATGGGAACCGTGCGTGCCCAGATCATCGAGCAGTGTGGCCGGTCGAGCCGGTGCTCCCTGCTCGGCAAGTCGGCGGTGACGAAGCCGGGGCACTTCGCGTCGGGCCACGCCATGCGGCTACTCGAGGGCGCCGAGTTCTGCATGCAGCCGCGCGGGGACGGGTACACGCGCAAGTCCACCTTCGACTCCATCCTCGCCGGCTGCATCCCGGTTTTCTTCCACCCGGTGTCGGCCTACCTACAGTACACCTGGCACCTGCCCAGGGAATACCAGAGCTACTCCGTGTTCATCCCCGCCGGCGACGTCGGCCGGAACGGCAGCATCGAGGAGGTGCTGAGTAGGATACCGTCGGAGAAGGTGGCGCGGATGCGGGAGCAGGTCATCCGGCTCATACCCACCGTGATGTACCGGGACCCGGCGGCCAAGGGGGTCACGTTCAAAGACGCGGTCGACGTGGCTCTTGAGCATGTCATCCACCGGGTGGCGAAACGCCGGCGTGCTGCGGCCGAGGGACGGGAGCACGTCGATAGCGTGGACGGAGGTGATAGCTGGAAGTACGACCTGCTAGACGATGGGGAGAAGAAGATAGGTCCGCATGAGTTTGATCAATATGTGTACATGCACCTAGCCGCAGATTTAGTTGGGTAG